A stretch of Ectothiorhodospiraceae bacterium BW-2 DNA encodes these proteins:
- the pdxA gene encoding 4-hydroxythreonine-4-phosphate dehydrogenase PdxA — MFASNRLAFTPGEPAGIGPDLAVALASHPLARHIVVVADPELLQQRAQLLGQPLTLVAYRGEPIEWRPGQLALLPVQLQQPVVPGRLNPRHSPYVLETLRRAVRAIEAKELAGLVTGPVHKGVINDAGVAFSGHTEFLADLAAVEKVVMMLATPWPPGFAAPHWRSEALRVALVTTHLPLKEVAAAVTATALQQTITITHRALQRQLGVAQPHILVAGLNPHAGESGHLGREELEVMIPQLQQLRQQGIELDGPLPADTLFTRPRLANCDAVVACYHDQGLAVLKCLGFGQAVNITLGLPFVRTSVDHGTALELAGRGGVDSRSLYYAIEVARQMAGAERANPGGGGRFGANN; from the coding sequence ATATTCGCCTCTAATCGACTCGCCTTTACCCCCGGCGAACCGGCTGGGATCGGCCCCGATCTGGCGGTGGCGCTGGCCTCCCACCCCCTAGCGCGGCACATCGTGGTGGTGGCTGATCCCGAGCTGTTACAGCAGCGAGCGCAGCTATTAGGGCAGCCGCTGACCCTAGTGGCGTATCGAGGCGAGCCGATTGAGTGGCGACCAGGGCAGTTAGCGCTACTGCCGGTACAGCTACAGCAGCCGGTGGTACCGGGGAGGCTCAACCCTCGCCACAGCCCCTATGTGTTAGAGACACTGCGTCGAGCCGTGAGGGCAATTGAGGCGAAAGAGCTGGCCGGATTAGTGACCGGGCCGGTACATAAAGGGGTGATTAACGATGCCGGAGTCGCCTTTAGTGGCCACACCGAATTTTTGGCCGATTTAGCAGCGGTTGAGAAGGTAGTGATGATGTTGGCGACCCCATGGCCGCCCGGTTTTGCCGCCCCACACTGGCGCAGCGAGGCGTTAAGAGTGGCGCTAGTCACCACCCACCTGCCGCTCAAAGAGGTCGCGGCGGCGGTAACGGCGACCGCGCTACAGCAGACGATTACCATTACCCATCGGGCGCTACAGCGGCAGCTAGGGGTCGCGCAGCCCCATATATTAGTCGCGGGGCTCAACCCCCACGCTGGAGAGTCGGGCCATTTAGGGCGGGAGGAGCTGGAGGTGATGATACCGCAGCTACAGCAGCTACGGCAGCAGGGGATCGAGCTAGACGGCCCCCTGCCGGCCGATACCCTCTTCACCCGCCCCCGACTTGCGAACTGCGATGCGGTGGTGGCCTGCTACCACGATCAGGGGTTGGCGGTCTTAAAATGTCTCGGCTTTGGTCAGGCGGTCAATATTACCCTTGGACTACCCTTCGTGCGCACCTCGGTCGATCACGGCACCGCTCTGGAGCTAGCCGGACGAGGGGGGGTCGATAGTCGCAGCCTCTACTATGCGATTGAGGTGGCACGACAGATGGCTGGGGCAGAGAGGGCTAATCCTGGGGGAGGAGGGCGTTTTGGAGCCAACAACTGA